In uncultured Draconibacterium sp., one genomic interval encodes:
- a CDS encoding DUF1573 domain-containing protein gives MYKLAFIFLIIFLVSCEANKNNNTIQKQNTEELAPTEITIDEAVHNFGQLKAGEIVLHTFVLTNTGDNDFVIESLETDCGCVEAHFKNQPVKPGETALIEVEFNTAGLVGREYKTIEVLGNSKELKHLAIFAQVENELIDIKY, from the coding sequence ATGTATAAACTGGCTTTCATATTTTTGATTATTTTTTTGGTTTCGTGCGAAGCCAACAAAAACAACAATACGATTCAAAAACAAAATACCGAAGAATTGGCTCCAACCGAGATTACGATTGACGAAGCCGTTCATAATTTTGGACAGTTAAAAGCCGGCGAAATTGTGTTGCACACCTTTGTTTTAACCAATACCGGCGATAACGATTTTGTAATTGAAAGCCTTGAAACCGACTGTGGTTGCGTGGAAGCACACTTTAAGAACCAACCGGTTAAACCCGGAGAAACCGCTTTAATTGAAGTTGAATTTAACACCGCCGGATTGGTTGGAAGAGAATACAAAACAATTGAAGTACTTGGAAATAGCAAAGAATTAAAACATTTAGCTATTTTTGCCCAAGTTGAGAACGAACTTATTGATATTAAATATTAA